A single window of Archangium gephyra DNA harbors:
- a CDS encoding family 43 glycosylhydrolase, with product MVNESEPRPVNYRPIHPEDADQGDPYPLVVPRGVEAAYRYYVYVTTDVVTPKAFPVYASNDLVHWKALGPTLVTDSVPRAYWAPCICYVPGLARPYVMLYSRSVGAGEEAHVGHTIRRADSERPEGPFIDSGHVLTPDIDFAIDPDVYRAPDGSLRLAYATDFVSDAPLGTGIVEVGVSEDLTRVLTPPSLLARASEDWHLYDAKRTMPWKQIPSVDWSTQTVVWNTVEAPVGGLINPRGQRVYLYSGGCFFGFYGVGALVEDGGKLVNVTRSGRNFVLRPVPELGFHGPGHCAWLRGLDGKDYLVAHARFGSPSAPRNAMLVELLWDEQGLPYCPPVPAPSQAPETVSKDSKRGS from the coding sequence ATGGTGAACGAGTCTGAGCCGCGGCCGGTGAACTACCGGCCCATCCATCCCGAAGACGCGGACCAGGGTGACCCCTACCCGCTCGTCGTGCCGCGAGGCGTCGAGGCGGCCTACCGGTACTACGTGTACGTCACCACCGATGTCGTCACGCCGAAGGCGTTCCCCGTCTACGCGTCGAATGACCTGGTCCACTGGAAGGCGCTCGGTCCGACCCTCGTCACCGACTCCGTCCCCCGGGCGTACTGGGCCCCGTGCATCTGCTACGTCCCCGGTCTCGCGCGTCCGTACGTCATGCTCTACTCGCGGTCCGTGGGTGCGGGAGAAGAGGCGCATGTCGGCCACACCATCCGGCGCGCCGACAGTGAGCGCCCGGAAGGCCCGTTCATCGACTCCGGGCACGTGCTCACGCCGGACATCGACTTCGCCATCGACCCGGACGTCTACCGCGCACCCGACGGGTCGCTCCGCCTCGCCTACGCCACCGACTTCGTCTCCGACGCGCCGCTCGGCACGGGAATCGTCGAGGTGGGGGTGAGCGAGGACCTGACGCGCGTGCTCACCCCTCCCTCGCTCCTCGCGCGAGCGTCCGAGGACTGGCACCTCTACGACGCCAAACGGACCATGCCGTGGAAGCAGATCCCCAGCGTGGACTGGAGCACGCAGACCGTGGTGTGGAACACGGTGGAAGCGCCTGTCGGTGGGCTGATCAACCCGCGAGGGCAGCGCGTGTATCTGTACAGCGGCGGCTGCTTCTTCGGTTTCTACGGCGTGGGCGCGCTCGTGGAGGACGGGGGCAAGCTGGTCAACGTGACGCGGAGCGGACGGAATTTCGTCCTCCGCCCCGTTCCGGAGCTCGGCTTCCATGGGCCCGGCCACTGTGCCTGGCTGCGCGGGCTCGACGGAAAGGACTACCTCGTGGCCCACGCGCGCTTCGGCTCACCGTCGGCGCCCCGCAACGCGATGCTCGTCGAGCTGCTGTGGGACGAGCAGGGACTGCCCTACTGCCCGCCCGTCCCGGCTCCGTCCCAGGCGCCAGAGACGGTGTCGAAGGACTCGAAACGAGGGAGTTGA
- a CDS encoding carbohydrate ABC transporter permease, whose product MTRTFGDRLILALLIGAAFVWMMPMLWVLALSLKPNAMLVSSTRGIVPWPHTLENFATLLRVSLTPRWLLNSVVVAFGMTALTLVLSSLAGYAFARIDFPGRRAVFLLVLAGLMVPEQAIFVPLHTMFASWDLHNTYFSLIAPRLAAPMGVFLMTQFFKAIPSELEEAAQLDNASRLKIFWSVMLPLSRPALTTLGIFTFLFAWNDFLWPVVTATQPEMYTLSVGLGSLQGNFAMSEGLGFLMASAVFASAPMLVLYVVFQRYIVQGITMTSGK is encoded by the coding sequence ATGACCCGGACCTTTGGTGACCGTCTCATTCTCGCCCTGCTGATCGGCGCCGCGTTCGTGTGGATGATGCCGATGCTGTGGGTGCTGGCCCTGTCGCTCAAGCCCAACGCCATGCTGGTGAGCTCCACCCGCGGCATCGTGCCGTGGCCGCATACCCTGGAGAACTTCGCCACCCTGCTGCGGGTGTCGTTGACCCCCCGCTGGCTGCTCAACAGCGTGGTCGTCGCCTTCGGCATGACGGCGTTGACCCTGGTGCTGTCGTCGCTCGCGGGCTACGCCTTCGCCCGGATCGACTTTCCCGGCCGCCGCGCCGTCTTCCTGCTGGTGCTGGCCGGGCTGATGGTGCCGGAGCAGGCCATCTTCGTGCCGCTGCACACCATGTTCGCCAGCTGGGACCTGCACAACACCTACTTCTCCCTCATCGCCCCCCGACTGGCGGCGCCCATGGGCGTGTTCCTGATGACCCAGTTCTTCAAGGCCATCCCGAGCGAGCTGGAGGAGGCCGCGCAGCTCGACAACGCGAGCCGGCTGAAGATCTTCTGGTCCGTGATGCTGCCGCTGTCGCGCCCGGCGCTGACGACGCTCGGCATCTTCACCTTCCTGTTCGCCTGGAATGACTTCCTCTGGCCCGTCGTCACGGCGACCCAGCCGGAGATGTACACCCTCAGCGTCGGCCTCGGCTCGCTGCAGGGCAACTTCGCGATGTCGGAGGGGCTTGGCTTCCTGATGGCCTCGGCCGTGTTCGCCAGCGCCCCGATGCTCGTTCTCTACGTCGTGTTCCAACGCTACATCGTGCAAGGCATCACCATGACGAGCGGCAAGTAG
- a CDS encoding glycine--tRNA ligase: protein MAAQTMEQLVSLCKRRGFIFPGSAVYGGLQGTYDYGPLGVELKNNLKLAWWRANVWEREDMEGIDAAILMNKLTWRYSGHEETFVDPMVDCKNCKMRWRADQISGKCPNCASTELTEPRPFNLMFKTQIGPVPDPESFSYLRPETAQGIFVNFKHVLDSTSRKLPFGIAQIGKAFRNEITPRNFIFRVREFEQMEIEFFVRPGEDEAWHKKWVEDRINWWLSVGLSRQNLEPYHQKPEELAHYAKATVDLLYRFPHGLEELEGIANRTDYDLGSHSKDQGALGLKARVSPNSHSTDKLTYFDPETKQHVVPFVIEPSAGVDRGVLALLSEAYAEEQVKPAPAERLKPVEEALATFLKSVSRNEKIPAQAKEALLAEGERIAQAVGERLPSIAGLLSMPGAESIEVAKKLRGQVDPVVDEFYRTVLHFKPHLAPIKVAVLPLKKNNPEIVSTAKGIRRKLQSTGSMRVVYDDTGAIGKLYRRQDEIGTPFCITVDFDTLGEGQDTALKNTVTVRHRDSMAQERVAISELETYLREKMQSGA from the coding sequence ATGGCCGCGCAGACGATGGAGCAGTTGGTTTCCCTGTGTAAGCGCCGGGGATTCATCTTTCCTGGCTCGGCGGTCTACGGCGGCCTTCAGGGCACCTATGACTATGGTCCGCTCGGCGTCGAGCTGAAGAACAACCTCAAGCTCGCGTGGTGGCGCGCCAATGTCTGGGAACGCGAGGACATGGAGGGGATCGACGCGGCGATCCTCATGAACAAGCTGACCTGGCGCTACTCCGGCCACGAAGAGACCTTCGTGGACCCGATGGTCGACTGTAAGAACTGCAAGATGCGGTGGCGTGCGGATCAGATCTCCGGCAAGTGCCCGAACTGCGCGTCCACGGAGCTCACCGAGCCGCGTCCATTCAACCTGATGTTCAAGACGCAGATCGGACCGGTGCCGGACCCCGAGTCGTTCTCGTACCTGCGGCCCGAGACGGCACAGGGCATCTTCGTCAACTTCAAGCACGTGCTCGACTCCACGTCGCGCAAGCTCCCGTTCGGCATCGCGCAGATCGGCAAGGCGTTCCGCAACGAGATCACCCCGCGCAACTTCATCTTCCGGGTGCGCGAGTTCGAGCAGATGGAGATCGAGTTCTTCGTCCGCCCGGGCGAGGACGAGGCGTGGCACAAGAAGTGGGTGGAGGATCGGATCAACTGGTGGCTGTCGGTGGGCCTGTCCCGGCAGAACCTCGAGCCGTACCACCAGAAGCCCGAGGAGCTGGCCCACTACGCCAAGGCGACGGTGGACCTGCTCTACCGCTTCCCGCACGGACTGGAAGAGCTGGAGGGCATCGCCAACCGTACCGACTATGACCTGGGCTCGCACAGCAAGGACCAGGGCGCGCTGGGGTTGAAGGCGCGCGTCAGCCCCAATTCGCACAGCACGGACAAGCTCACGTACTTCGACCCCGAGACGAAGCAGCACGTGGTGCCCTTCGTCATCGAGCCGTCGGCTGGCGTGGACCGCGGGGTGCTCGCGCTCCTGAGCGAGGCCTACGCGGAGGAGCAGGTGAAGCCCGCCCCGGCGGAGCGCCTGAAGCCGGTGGAGGAGGCGCTCGCCACGTTCCTCAAGTCGGTGAGCCGCAACGAGAAGATTCCGGCCCAGGCCAAGGAGGCGCTCCTCGCCGAGGGTGAGCGGATCGCCCAGGCGGTGGGCGAGCGGCTGCCGTCCATCGCGGGGCTGCTGTCGATGCCCGGCGCGGAGAGCATCGAGGTGGCCAAGAAGCTGCGCGGCCAGGTGGATCCGGTGGTGGATGAGTTCTACCGGACGGTGCTGCACTTCAAGCCGCACCTGGCGCCCATCAAGGTGGCGGTGCTTCCGCTCAAGAAGAACAACCCGGAGATCGTCAGCACCGCGAAGGGCATCCGGAGGAAGCTCCAGTCGACGGGCTCGATGCGCGTCGTCTACGACGACACCGGCGCGATCGGAAAGCTCTACCGGCGCCAGGATGAGATCGGCACGCCGTTCTGCATCACGGTCGACTTCGACACGCTCGGCGAGGGCCAGGACACGGCGCTCAAGAACACGGTCACCGTGCGCCACCGTGACAGCATGGCGCAGGAGCGCGTCGCCATCTCCGAGCTCGAGACGTACCTGCGAGAGAAGATGCAGTCCGGCGCCTGA
- a CDS encoding CHAT domain-containing protein: MSRRQGNFEPQEAQLALRELLQARHIRDIARLVKQHPVLRDALFLSDLHQWLGAASLRDRSIALLLFRYLEQEAYLIHARESRSRGTSAVDKVPPYIPEYFSSIIQLLGDRLPRPRKQPLDPASEAVSIETELSKLLGSPVSLPPYQPTPGSRWAMLLVRCHGCRARRISVRPLYVDLSVVPEMRTLLSQGRLNGTRCPTCGIEVSHAVRPWLAERPWPGDQLAFLASIWRVAPKQYVYQPSIWMRITPSMSVVLESRAFQLMSELGVMNEPPLDRCNMVAFTYSHKELISRLTPSESSDLHPELELFADALCFRWEKGLLLGLPDAEEAIREVVEQYGRDWPLVWLSYTLSPEGRPLRPVVLALMSEQLGKLRRENSATRAMLAIQTAMMLLSAQRPGQSEAAFSRAEEWLAKLSSSDPLQKVVAQRLALGRSDLLKAQGRHEAAAALRRENFVTGSPDDPSWEGRASHWVKQSIEALDLHHAGNRVGSLEAFVECILHMNQLLSEAISCPELPQAAVVLVLSTFSGTLANCAAVLIAADKEWSAVAESDMESRLSRCVASLLKYARQLPSWEGELDWTEDASLQRKLAAARLLFGALELSVSLNEWRFSAVQAGHLTRLLLDGLRLTATAEQHAWRWLKFAHDAGAQIELGWAELYLARIDLGRGNGAGALDHLEAAARYELRELASRGHDETSVPFGRDILELTFESIEAGADASRAVILAESLKAARTALDVESGPLGRRGKPLESIQTRLEQLSREREGLRSQLPHQDPPEREQDEAQLLRVEREIARLQEALALRDPAYMRRCESLDLHLSTPEGIRNRLRALGPGATYLGLLVVPSGLWTYAFWDSGCSVACVSWVELEEDLKALDGLNDWTEHQDTPPEALRSLSEKLISPHAARLRDMSPSDRLILSPTQGFFHVPFGMLPFEGKELARLAVISYVQGAGLFESCFERRPSAPRSVLCIGMHHRRGSSNTLPFARDEVKQLEHLLREAGLRTCTLLDEEATVPAVLARSAEHDVLHFACHGYWLTDKIIRRPYLELEMTLEGDSGELTDWRIMGELLLRPGTLVNLSACKSALQIESGAEVRDGLVPAFLLAKAGGVLATLWRVEDACTLEFQAEFYRRLISGEAPADALASTVRACMDGALGPRLANPSLWAAFVFYGVG; the protein is encoded by the coding sequence ATGTCGCGACGGCAAGGAAACTTCGAGCCACAAGAAGCACAACTCGCACTTCGCGAGTTACTCCAGGCCCGCCACATCAGGGACATCGCGCGGTTGGTGAAACAGCACCCCGTGCTGCGCGATGCACTCTTCCTTTCCGACCTGCACCAGTGGCTTGGAGCAGCATCCCTCCGCGACCGCAGCATTGCGCTATTGCTCTTCCGGTATCTGGAGCAGGAGGCGTACCTGATCCACGCCCGGGAATCGCGCTCCCGGGGCACGAGCGCCGTCGACAAAGTTCCTCCCTACATACCCGAATACTTCTCGAGCATCATCCAACTGCTCGGGGACCGTCTGCCGCGACCTCGAAAGCAGCCGCTCGACCCGGCATCAGAGGCCGTGAGCATCGAAACGGAGCTCTCGAAGCTGCTCGGTTCGCCCGTATCGCTTCCTCCCTATCAGCCAACCCCAGGAAGCCGTTGGGCCATGCTCTTGGTCCGGTGTCATGGATGCCGGGCGCGAAGGATATCCGTCCGGCCGCTGTACGTTGATCTCAGCGTCGTGCCCGAGATGCGGACCCTGCTCTCGCAGGGGAGATTGAATGGCACACGGTGCCCGACATGTGGGATTGAGGTAAGCCATGCCGTCCGCCCATGGCTTGCCGAGCGACCGTGGCCTGGAGATCAACTGGCGTTTCTCGCGAGCATCTGGCGCGTCGCTCCCAAGCAATATGTCTACCAGCCCAGCATCTGGATGAGGATCACTCCGAGCATGTCCGTGGTGCTGGAGTCACGAGCATTCCAGCTCATGTCCGAGCTTGGGGTCATGAATGAGCCCCCTCTCGATCGATGCAATATGGTGGCCTTTACCTACTCTCACAAGGAATTGATTTCGAGGCTAACACCATCTGAATCCAGTGATCTTCATCCGGAACTCGAGTTATTCGCCGATGCGCTCTGTTTCAGATGGGAAAAGGGTCTACTGCTCGGCCTCCCGGACGCGGAGGAGGCCATCCGAGAAGTCGTGGAACAGTACGGTAGGGATTGGCCTCTCGTCTGGCTATCGTACACCCTCAGTCCTGAGGGACGTCCGCTGCGTCCTGTAGTGCTGGCGTTGATGAGCGAGCAACTCGGAAAACTCCGGAGAGAAAACTCCGCGACCCGCGCGATGCTTGCCATCCAGACAGCGATGATGCTCCTGTCGGCCCAAAGGCCAGGGCAATCGGAAGCCGCGTTCTCGCGAGCTGAGGAATGGCTCGCGAAGCTCTCCAGCTCGGATCCTCTCCAAAAGGTGGTGGCCCAGCGCTTGGCCCTCGGACGCTCCGACTTGCTGAAAGCGCAGGGTCGGCATGAAGCGGCTGCGGCGTTACGCCGCGAGAACTTCGTCACGGGCTCTCCGGATGATCCTTCTTGGGAGGGAAGGGCTTCCCATTGGGTCAAGCAATCCATTGAGGCGCTCGATCTGCACCATGCAGGAAATAGGGTTGGATCGCTGGAGGCATTCGTGGAGTGCATCCTTCACATGAATCAACTCCTATCCGAGGCCATCTCCTGTCCAGAACTACCCCAAGCGGCCGTTGTCCTCGTACTCTCTACCTTCAGCGGAACGCTCGCGAACTGCGCGGCGGTGCTCATCGCGGCGGATAAGGAATGGAGCGCCGTGGCTGAATCCGACATGGAGAGCCGTCTTTCGCGCTGCGTCGCCTCTCTCCTGAAATACGCGCGACAGCTCCCCTCCTGGGAGGGAGAACTGGATTGGACCGAGGATGCATCACTTCAACGAAAGCTGGCCGCAGCCAGGCTCCTGTTTGGGGCTCTCGAACTCAGCGTCTCGCTCAACGAGTGGAGATTCTCCGCAGTCCAGGCAGGTCACCTGACACGCCTTCTCCTCGACGGACTGCGGCTCACAGCGACAGCCGAGCAACATGCCTGGCGTTGGCTCAAGTTCGCCCATGACGCAGGCGCACAGATTGAGCTCGGCTGGGCAGAGCTCTATCTCGCCAGGATCGATCTGGGACGCGGGAATGGCGCTGGTGCGCTGGACCACCTCGAAGCGGCCGCCCGCTACGAACTGCGTGAGCTGGCCAGCCGTGGCCATGATGAAACCTCCGTGCCTTTCGGGCGCGACATTCTCGAACTGACCTTCGAGAGTATCGAAGCCGGCGCGGATGCGAGCCGGGCTGTCATCCTCGCGGAGAGTCTGAAGGCCGCCCGAACCGCCCTTGATGTGGAGTCAGGGCCGCTCGGCCGCCGGGGCAAGCCGCTTGAGTCCATCCAGACGCGGTTGGAGCAACTCTCACGAGAACGGGAAGGCTTGCGCTCGCAACTCCCCCACCAGGACCCCCCGGAACGCGAGCAGGATGAAGCCCAGCTACTGCGGGTCGAGCGCGAGATTGCGCGCCTCCAAGAGGCGCTCGCGCTTCGAGACCCTGCATACATGCGTCGTTGCGAGAGCCTCGACCTCCATCTCTCTACTCCCGAAGGCATCCGAAACCGGCTGCGCGCACTGGGCCCGGGAGCGACCTACCTCGGGTTGCTCGTGGTTCCATCGGGCCTCTGGACCTATGCGTTCTGGGACTCCGGTTGCAGCGTGGCATGTGTCTCCTGGGTGGAGCTTGAGGAAGATCTCAAGGCCCTCGATGGGCTGAACGACTGGACCGAGCACCAGGACACGCCCCCCGAAGCACTCCGCAGCCTTTCCGAGAAACTCATTTCTCCCCATGCGGCGCGCCTGCGCGACATGTCCCCTTCTGATCGGCTCATCCTCTCACCGACACAGGGATTCTTCCATGTCCCGTTCGGGATGTTGCCGTTCGAGGGGAAAGAGCTCGCGCGCCTGGCCGTGATTTCGTACGTACAGGGCGCCGGTCTTTTCGAGTCGTGTTTCGAGCGCCGACCCTCCGCTCCCCGCTCCGTGCTCTGCATCGGCATGCACCATCGTAGGGGTTCATCGAATACGCTGCCGTTCGCCCGGGATGAGGTCAAGCAGCTCGAGCACCTCCTACGCGAGGCAGGGCTCCGCACCTGCACCTTGCTGGACGAGGAAGCCACCGTTCCAGCAGTCCTCGCCCGGAGCGCCGAGCACGACGTGCTCCACTTCGCTTGTCACGGGTATTGGTTGACCGACAAGATCATCCGCCGTCCGTACCTTGAGCTGGAAATGACCCTTGAGGGGGACAGCGGAGAACTGACCGACTGGCGCATCATGGGTGAACTCCTGCTCCGTCCAGGAACGCTGGTCAATCTCTCCGCGTGCAAGAGCGCGCTCCAGATCGAAAGTGGCGCCGAGGTCCGAGATGGACTCGTGCCGGCCTTCCTGCTGGCCAAAGCAGGTGGGGTTCTCGCCACGTTGTGGCGCGTAGAGGACGCCTGCACCCTGGAATTCCAGGCCGAATTCTATCGGCGGCTGATTTCCGGAGAGGCGCCTGCGGACGCCCTCGCCTCCACCGTACGGGCTTGCATGGATGGGGCGCTGGGACCTCGGTTGGCCAACCCATCGCTCTGGGCCGCCTTCGTTTTTTATGGCGTAGGGTGA
- a CDS encoding carbohydrate ABC transporter permease: MTGSPRRNAIAGYAFLAPFLAFYFVFLIYPFCLGMWMSLHDWEIVGDYRQYIGLSNYAELWEDPYFWEALRNNLRFAAMTAPLATLLGLALALALNKPLRLYGALRAIFFASSIFSVTVVTLVWSMVLNPDRGLIANGMRAVGLEPIAFLAEKAWAMPALVVTTLWWGAGFPMALFLAGLQQIPPEVYEAARLDNASRWTVLRHITLPALARTTLLVVVLQTIMHLQVFGQPLLMTRGGPSNSTRPLVQLIYETGFRDWRVGYASATSMVLFGLMFFVALLQLRLSRQEGT, encoded by the coding sequence ATGACCGGCTCTCCCCGCCGCAACGCCATCGCGGGCTATGCCTTCCTGGCGCCCTTCCTCGCCTTCTACTTCGTCTTCCTCATCTACCCCTTCTGCCTCGGCATGTGGATGAGCCTGCACGACTGGGAGATCGTCGGCGACTACCGGCAGTACATCGGTTTGTCGAACTACGCGGAGCTGTGGGAAGACCCGTACTTCTGGGAGGCGCTGAGGAACAACCTGCGGTTCGCCGCCATGACGGCGCCGCTGGCGACGCTGCTTGGCCTGGCCCTGGCCCTGGCCCTCAACAAGCCGCTGCGGCTCTACGGCGCGCTGCGAGCCATCTTCTTCGCCTCCAGCATCTTCTCGGTCACGGTCGTCACGCTGGTGTGGTCCATGGTGCTCAACCCCGACCGTGGCTTGATCGCCAACGGCATGCGTGCCGTGGGGCTGGAGCCCATCGCCTTCCTGGCGGAGAAGGCCTGGGCCATGCCCGCGCTGGTGGTGACCACCCTGTGGTGGGGCGCCGGCTTCCCGATGGCGCTCTTCCTCGCCGGATTGCAGCAGATTCCCCCGGAGGTCTACGAGGCCGCCCGGCTCGACAACGCCTCGCGCTGGACGGTGCTGCGGCACATCACCCTGCCGGCGCTGGCTCGCACGACGCTGCTCGTGGTGGTGCTGCAGACCATCATGCATCTCCAGGTGTTCGGCCAGCCGCTGCTGATGACGCGCGGCGGTCCTTCCAACTCCACCCGGCCGCTGGTGCAGCTCATCTACGAGACCGGCTTCCGGGACTGGCGGGTCGGCTATGCCTCCGCGACCTCGATGGTGCTGTTCGGCCTGATGTTCTTCGTGGCGTTGCTGCAGCTCCGGCTGTCGCGGCAGGAGGGGACGTGA
- a CDS encoding ABC transporter ATP-binding protein has protein sequence MADVMLRDVRKRYGSQEVVHGVSLELRHREFIVFVGPSGCGKSTLLRMIAGLEGISDGEIHIGGRRVNEAPPGERGVAMVFQNYALYPHMTAAENMAFGLRNIGTPRAEIAERVATAAKTLQIEHLLGRRPADMSGGQRQRIAIGRAIVRRPDVFLFDEPLSNLDAALRVQMRVELVQLHQRLEATSIYVTHDQVEAMTMADRIVVFRDGRIEQVGSPLEVYRNPANTFVAGFIGAPKMNLFATRVAAVGPGRVEVELPGGRAELAVDGGALAAGAPVTFGVRPEHLRPTSGEGLFRGQARAIERLGRETLLHVTGADGSTLVATDTGDSQVRLGDTVALTLDPGSGRLFGGDGVALR, from the coding sequence ATGGCGGATGTGATGCTCCGGGATGTGCGGAAGCGCTATGGCTCCCAGGAGGTGGTGCATGGTGTCTCGCTCGAGCTGAGGCACCGGGAGTTCATCGTCTTCGTCGGCCCTTCGGGGTGCGGCAAGTCCACCCTCCTGCGCATGATTGCCGGGCTGGAGGGCATCAGCGATGGCGAGATCCACATCGGCGGGCGCCGGGTCAATGAGGCACCGCCCGGCGAGCGCGGAGTCGCCATGGTCTTCCAGAACTACGCCCTCTACCCGCACATGACGGCGGCCGAGAACATGGCCTTTGGTCTGCGCAACATCGGCACGCCGCGTGCCGAGATCGCCGAGCGCGTCGCCACCGCCGCGAAGACGCTGCAGATCGAGCACCTGCTGGGGCGCCGCCCCGCGGACATGTCCGGAGGCCAGCGCCAGCGCATCGCCATTGGCCGCGCCATCGTCCGCCGGCCCGATGTCTTCCTGTTCGACGAGCCGCTCTCCAACCTGGACGCGGCGCTGCGAGTCCAGATGCGGGTCGAGCTGGTGCAGCTCCACCAGCGGCTCGAGGCCACCTCCATCTACGTCACGCACGATCAGGTCGAGGCGATGACCATGGCCGACCGCATCGTCGTCTTCCGCGACGGGCGGATCGAGCAGGTAGGCTCTCCGCTCGAGGTCTACCGGAACCCCGCGAACACCTTCGTCGCCGGCTTCATCGGCGCACCGAAGATGAACCTGTTCGCGACCCGGGTGGCCGCCGTCGGCCCCGGCCGGGTGGAGGTGGAGCTTCCGGGGGGGCGGGCCGAGCTCGCCGTGGATGGCGGTGCGCTGGCCGCGGGTGCGCCCGTCACCTTCGGCGTCCGGCCCGAGCATCTGCGGCCCACCTCGGGCGAGGGGCTCTTCCGTGGGCAGGCGAGGGCCATCGAGCGGCTGGGCCGCGAGACGCTGCTGCATGTGACGGGCGCTGACGGCTCCACGCTCGTCGCCACCGATACGGGTGACAGCCAGGTCCGCCTCGGTGACACCGTGGCCCTGACGCTCGACCCTGGCAGCGGCCGGCTCTTCGGCGGTGATGGGGTGGCGCTGCGATGA
- a CDS encoding SH3 domain-containing protein, whose translation MPQQRILLTLLVLLCQLNPVFAATPSKTEKQRITAASGVKMRATPRPDGQEVTRLFIGTELRELERSEKQETVGGKTDSWYRVATPEGQEGWVFGAFVLPLEPERRVQTLLDIAGQRMADEKAPFVDRADLANFLKGAVEKALDKASAAKLELARWRAVRWALGAITSQEVPEKTYEPWVKRQGEVLVYSEPAAEWMVDAQVLWKLEEKYRGLPEAEAFAWEATTTPRPGECEGYVPCYLALVTDAEGEYLKRYPIGPHAEKALEAVEQVLGTDGLDELDQDGRAELRKGLSSLETALGKVKPARKKKVMEKLQALRKAASR comes from the coding sequence ATGCCCCAGCAACGCATCCTGCTCACCCTGCTCGTGCTGCTATGCCAGCTCAACCCTGTGTTCGCGGCCACGCCGTCGAAGACGGAGAAGCAGCGCATCACCGCGGCCTCGGGCGTCAAGATGCGGGCCACGCCCCGCCCTGACGGGCAGGAGGTGACCCGGCTCTTCATCGGCACGGAGTTGCGCGAGCTCGAGCGCTCCGAGAAGCAGGAGACGGTGGGAGGCAAGACGGACTCCTGGTACCGGGTCGCCACGCCCGAGGGACAGGAAGGCTGGGTGTTCGGTGCATTCGTCCTGCCCTTGGAGCCGGAGCGCCGCGTGCAGACCCTCCTCGACATCGCCGGGCAGCGCATGGCGGACGAGAAGGCGCCTTTCGTGGACCGGGCGGACCTGGCCAACTTCCTGAAGGGCGCGGTGGAGAAGGCACTCGACAAGGCGAGTGCAGCGAAGTTGGAGCTGGCACGTTGGCGCGCGGTGAGGTGGGCCCTGGGCGCCATCACGTCGCAGGAGGTGCCAGAAAAGACGTACGAGCCTTGGGTGAAGCGCCAGGGAGAGGTGCTGGTGTACAGCGAGCCGGCCGCGGAGTGGATGGTGGATGCCCAGGTCCTTTGGAAGCTCGAGGAGAAGTACCGGGGCCTCCCCGAGGCCGAGGCGTTCGCCTGGGAAGCCACGACGACGCCCCGCCCTGGCGAGTGCGAGGGCTATGTGCCGTGCTACCTGGCCCTGGTCACCGACGCGGAGGGCGAGTACCTGAAGCGCTATCCCATCGGCCCCCATGCGGAGAAGGCCCTGGAGGCGGTGGAGCAGGTGCTGGGAACGGACGGCCTCGACGAGCTCGATCAGGACGGCCGTGCCGAGCTCCGCAAGGGACTGAGCAGCCTGGAGACGGCGCTCGGCAAGGTGAAGCCCGCGCGGAAGAAGAAGGTGATGGAGAAGCTCCAGGCCCTGCGAAAGGCCGCGAGCCGCTGA